One segment of Trichlorobacter ammonificans DNA contains the following:
- a CDS encoding 4Fe-4S dicluster domain-containing protein, producing MEQFDDKDILEIMREDLQRALKKERKDRRWAMAIDLRKCIGCHACTTGCMSENLTPPEIHYRPVKEEEIGEYPNTSVRFLPRPCMQCDAPTCTPVCPVTATYKRDDGIVTIDYKKCIGCRYCLVACPYAARSADVGHYYTGDFHDKTYEVENSGEYGKTFKRKSHWHSPVGNARKCHFCIHRVEKGELTRCTTTCLGHATYFGDINDPKALITKLISRPNVIKYKEELGTKPMVFYIV from the coding sequence ATGGAACAGTTCGACGATAAGGATATCCTTGAGATCATGCGGGAAGACCTGCAGCGCGCCCTGAAAAAGGAGCGCAAGGATCGGCGCTGGGCCATGGCCATTGATCTCAGGAAATGCATCGGCTGCCATGCCTGCACCACCGGGTGCATGTCCGAGAACCTGACCCCGCCCGAAATCCACTACCGTCCGGTAAAGGAGGAGGAGATCGGCGAATACCCCAACACCTCGGTGCGTTTTCTGCCCCGGCCCTGCATGCAGTGCGACGCCCCCACCTGCACACCGGTCTGCCCGGTGACCGCCACCTACAAGCGGGACGACGGCATCGTCACCATCGACTACAAAAAATGCATCGGCTGTCGCTACTGCCTGGTGGCCTGTCCCTACGCCGCCCGCTCCGCCGACGTCGGCCATTACTACACCGGCGATTTCCATGACAAGACCTACGAAGTTGAGAACTCCGGCGAATACGGCAAGACCTTCAAGCGCAAATCCCACTGGCATTCCCCGGTGGGCAACGCCCGCAAGTGCCATTTCTGCATCCACCGGGTGGAGAAGGGAGAACTGACCCGGTGCACCACCACCTGCCTGGGACATGCCACTTACTTCGGCGATATCAACGATCCCAAGGCCCTGATCACCAAGCTGATTTCCCGGCCCAACGTGATCAAGTACAAGGAAGAGCTGGGTACCAAGCCGATGGTGTTCTACATCGTCTGA
- a CDS encoding class I SAM-dependent methyltransferase, which produces MAVRRDFDAAAAAWDEKPHRVRLAGDIATAIQARLPVSKGWHAMDLGCGTGLLTLQLAPLVRDIVGVDGSRGMLEKLDEKVRAAGCSNVRTLYCDLERDELPEGTFDLITAAMLLHHIPDVAQLIDALRRRLQPGGWLALADLDQEDGSFHEDATGVFHNGFSRECLLALLSDAGFGEVTVAPAAEVVKGERHYPVLLAVGRRCR; this is translated from the coding sequence ATGGCGGTTCGGAGGGATTTTGACGCGGCTGCCGCTGCCTGGGACGAGAAACCGCATCGGGTCAGGCTGGCCGGGGATATCGCGACGGCCATACAGGCACGCCTGCCGGTGTCCAAAGGATGGCACGCCATGGACCTGGGCTGTGGTACCGGCCTGCTTACCCTGCAGCTTGCGCCGCTGGTGCGGGATATCGTCGGTGTGGACGGCTCACGGGGGATGTTGGAAAAACTGGACGAAAAGGTACGCGCCGCGGGCTGCTCCAACGTCCGTACCCTATACTGTGACCTGGAGCGGGACGAACTGCCGGAAGGAACCTTCGATCTGATCACGGCTGCCATGCTGCTGCATCATATTCCGGACGTAGCGCAGCTGATCGATGCATTGCGGCGGCGGCTGCAGCCCGGCGGCTGGCTTGCCCTGGCCGACCTGGACCAGGAGGACGGCAGCTTCCATGAGGATGCCACCGGCGTATTCCATAACGGGTTCAGCCGCGAATGTCTGCTGGCGTTGCTGTCGGACGCGGGGTTCGGCGAGGTGACGGTGGCGCCTGCTGCCGAGGTGGTCAAGGGGGAGCGGCACTATCCGGTGCTGCTGGCGGTGGGACGACGCTGCAGATGA
- a CDS encoding methyl-accepting chemotaxis protein — translation MNISLKMKLFGMTSLMMLLMAVVGGIGLAGFRQSNQELERVFQVNMKNATLLSKIDGLLRASRIQMLLALQHDPSNEFSKLHDHETSLHIELTRKYAGEIAALWNDYYGRIDAAQTRALADAYQKDRQTFHQEGIEPVIAAVEGGDFKEAYHITINTINPTIQKANRSLDALMQHEVSQAEQAHTKSQKKYSLLRTAIIGSILVALVCGFGAGFVIASSIGRSSIELKSAAEKLAGGNLTVRADVSSGDELGVIGQSFNKIADTLQTVMERVRSSSGALTAAAAELRSNAEQIATGAEHVAAQATSVATAGEEMAATSNEIAGSCGMAAERADQACTAATNGVRIVQLTVEGMARIAGKVQDSAKTVESLGERSDQIGQIIGTIEDIADQTNLLALNAAIEAARAGEQGRGFAVVADEVRALAERTTRATREIGEMIKAIQGETRNAVAAMEDGVREVDQGTSDAARSGEALQQILAQVNDVTQQIGQIATAAEEQTATTGEISGNMQKITEVVQDTAGGAQRTAAAAARLSGLAQDLEAIVAQFRLNP, via the coding sequence ATGAATATCAGCCTGAAAATGAAGCTGTTCGGCATGACCTCGTTGATGATGCTGTTGATGGCAGTGGTCGGTGGTATCGGTCTTGCCGGCTTCCGGCAGAGTAACCAGGAGCTGGAGCGGGTCTTCCAGGTGAACATGAAGAATGCCACCCTGCTCTCCAAAATCGACGGCCTGCTGCGCGCCAGCCGCATCCAGATGCTGCTGGCCCTGCAGCATGATCCCAGCAACGAATTCAGCAAGCTCCATGACCATGAAACGTCCCTGCATATCGAGCTGACCCGCAAGTATGCCGGTGAGATTGCCGCACTCTGGAACGACTACTACGGACGAATCGATGCAGCGCAAACCCGGGCCCTGGCCGATGCCTACCAGAAGGACCGCCAGACGTTCCACCAAGAGGGGATCGAACCGGTTATTGCCGCGGTCGAGGGTGGCGACTTCAAAGAGGCGTACCATATCACCATCAATACCATCAACCCGACCATCCAGAAAGCGAACCGCTCCCTTGACGCTTTGATGCAGCACGAGGTGAGCCAGGCGGAGCAGGCCCACACGAAAAGCCAGAAAAAGTATTCGCTGCTGCGTACCGCCATTATCGGGTCCATTCTGGTGGCGCTGGTGTGCGGTTTCGGTGCCGGGTTCGTCATTGCCAGCTCCATCGGCCGGTCCTCGATAGAGCTGAAAAGTGCCGCGGAAAAACTGGCAGGCGGCAACCTGACCGTCCGGGCCGACGTGTCGTCGGGGGATGAACTGGGGGTTATCGGGCAGAGTTTCAACAAAATTGCCGACACCCTGCAGACGGTCATGGAACGGGTCCGCAGCTCATCTGGTGCGCTCACCGCCGCAGCCGCAGAACTGCGCAGCAATGCAGAGCAGATCGCTACCGGTGCCGAGCATGTTGCCGCCCAGGCGACATCGGTTGCCACTGCCGGCGAAGAGATGGCAGCCACCTCCAACGAGATTGCCGGCAGTTGCGGTATGGCGGCGGAACGTGCCGATCAGGCCTGTACGGCAGCGACCAACGGCGTCCGGATTGTCCAGCTGACCGTTGAGGGGATGGCACGTATTGCCGGTAAGGTGCAGGATAGTGCCAAGACCGTGGAAAGCCTGGGAGAGCGTTCCGATCAGATCGGGCAGATCATCGGCACCATAGAGGATATTGCCGATCAGACCAACCTGCTGGCGCTCAACGCCGCCATCGAGGCGGCCAGGGCCGGAGAGCAGGGGCGGGGGTTTGCCGTGGTGGCCGATGAGGTGCGCGCCCTGGCTGAACGCACCACCCGTGCCACCCGGGAAATCGGCGAGATGATCAAGGCGATCCAGGGTGAGACCCGCAATGCGGTCGCCGCCATGGAGGATGGCGTGCGGGAGGTTGATCAGGGCACGAGCGATGCGGCCCGTTCCGGCGAAGCTCTGCAGCAGATCCTGGCGCAGGTCAACGATGTTACCCAGCAGATCGGCCAGATCGCGACAGCGGCCGAAGAACAGACTGCCACTACCGGTGAGATCAGTGGTAATATGCAGAAAATTACCGAAGTAGTGCAGGATACCGCCGGAGGTGCCCAGAGGACCGCGGCGGCGGCGGCGCGGCTGTCGGGGCTTGCCCAGGATCTCGAGGCCATTGTCGCACAATTCAGACTGAACCCCTGA
- a CDS encoding YeiH family protein has product MKQDSVRKILFMLLLVACFLPQVGTATALIGGILFSLVLGNPWPRLTAAWSKKLLQVSVVGLGFGLSLATVVQVGAHSAVYTIVGIAATLAAGWALGRVVGTTPAQSLLISFGTAICGGSAIAAMAPVLRAEDDEVAVSLATVFTLNAVALLLFPLLGHLLGLSQQQFGLWAGLAIHDTSSVVGAAAVFGTTALAVGTTVKLTRALWIMPCVLMVSMVKRSEQRAPFPLFIVGFMAAAAAHTLLPPLEPVWSSLALAARQSLVATLFLIGAGLSREVLGRVGVRPLLQGLLLWMAVSGLTAVAILFGVIAPP; this is encoded by the coding sequence ATGAAACAGGACTCGGTCAGAAAAATACTGTTCATGCTCTTGCTCGTGGCCTGCTTCCTGCCGCAGGTCGGCACTGCCACGGCGCTGATCGGCGGTATTCTGTTCAGCCTGGTGCTGGGCAACCCCTGGCCCCGCCTGACCGCTGCCTGGAGCAAGAAACTGCTGCAGGTTTCCGTTGTGGGGCTCGGGTTTGGCCTCAGCCTGGCCACGGTGGTGCAGGTGGGCGCCCATTCCGCTGTCTACACCATTGTGGGGATCGCGGCGACCCTGGCGGCAGGGTGGGCACTCGGCAGAGTGGTCGGCACGACGCCCGCGCAGTCACTGCTGATTTCCTTCGGTACGGCCATCTGCGGCGGCAGCGCCATTGCGGCCATGGCACCGGTGTTGCGGGCAGAAGACGATGAAGTTGCCGTATCGCTGGCAACGGTGTTTACCCTGAATGCCGTGGCACTGCTGCTCTTTCCGCTCCTGGGGCATCTCTTGGGCCTCAGTCAGCAACAGTTCGGCCTGTGGGCAGGGCTGGCCATCCACGATACCAGCAGTGTGGTCGGGGCGGCAGCCGTGTTCGGTACCACTGCTCTGGCGGTGGGGACCACGGTCAAGCTGACCCGGGCACTCTGGATCATGCCCTGCGTGTTGATGGTGTCGATGGTGAAACGTTCGGAACAGCGGGCGCCGTTTCCCCTCTTTATTGTCGGTTTCATGGCCGCAGCAGCGGCCCATACGTTGCTGCCGCCGCTGGAGCCGGTCTGGAGCTCGCTGGCGCTGGCGGCCCGACAAAGTCTGGTGGCCACCCTGTTCCTGATCGGCGCGGGGTTAAGCCGTGAAGTGCTGGGGCGGGTCGGGGTGCGCCCGCTGCTCCAGGGGCTGCTGCTCTGGATGGCGGTCAGCGGGCTGACCGCAGTTGCCATTCTTTTCGGCGTCATTGCTCCGCCCTGA